The window CGAAGCCCGACGATAGCTTTCCAATCTACATATGAGAATTTATCTTTTACACTGCCAGGGATGAATTTTGACGCCTCGCCGATTATTTCTAAGTTTCTCACTATGGCATCTATTGTCTTTCGATCTTTCTTAAAATCTTCGAATTCCATATTCCTTGCATATTCCTCAATCAACGATAGCGACTCTAATATATCTTCCACAAATAATTTCCAGTCTCTGTTAGACACGAATCAACTC is drawn from Acidobacteriota bacterium and contains these coding sequences:
- a CDS encoding DUF86 domain-containing protein, producing MSNRDWKLFVEDILESLSLIEEYARNMEFEDFKKDRKTIDAIVRNLEIIGEASKFIPGSVKDKFSYVDWKAIVGLRNRIAHDYFGLSLSIIWEIIKKELPILKEQMKNIAESD